From a single Calothrix sp. NIES-2098 genomic region:
- a CDS encoding L-sorbosone dehydrogenase translates to MKLSARLLSLLLLFTTLTACNQTRASLDNATPQPSASSVELAENSTQQNNVIPTEPLSPTPIRINLSDLPAPFATESASKSPEVVPIPQKPVLRVPPGFKVNVFADGLEAPRWLALTPNGDVLVTETRQNRIRLLRDSNGDGVADVRQTFASAKNGLNIPFGMAFSGNSFFLGNTDAVLQFPYTKGQQQLTGTGKKIADLPGGGYNQHWTRNVVVSPDGNKLYVSVGSETNVQQESLPRASVQQMNLDGSQKQTFADGLRNPVGLDFHPVTKELYTTVNERDGIGDDLVPDYLTRLQKGEFYGWPYAYLAPNNLDPRQKTNNRSRRPDLAARTRTPDVLFQAHSAALGLQFYDGKTFPEKYRNGAFVAFRGSWNRDRGTGYKVVFVSFDTKGRPQGYYEDFLTGFLLNPSTPTTWGRPVGLLTLPDGSLLVTEEANNRIYRIQYAGS, encoded by the coding sequence ATGAAATTATCTGCGCGTTTATTGTCACTACTTTTGTTGTTTACTACACTAACAGCCTGTAATCAGACTCGCGCCTCCTTAGATAATGCCACGCCGCAACCATCAGCATCTTCAGTTGAGTTGGCAGAGAATTCGACACAGCAGAACAATGTCATTCCCACTGAACCGCTTTCACCCACACCCATCCGTATTAACCTGAGCGATCTACCAGCACCTTTCGCTACAGAAAGTGCTTCTAAAAGTCCAGAGGTTGTACCAATTCCGCAAAAGCCAGTGCTGCGCGTACCGCCAGGATTTAAAGTTAATGTCTTTGCTGACGGTTTAGAAGCACCTCGTTGGCTGGCTTTAACTCCTAATGGTGATGTGCTGGTGACAGAAACTAGACAAAATCGCATTCGGCTGTTGCGCGACAGCAATGGAGATGGGGTGGCTGATGTACGCCAGACGTTTGCAAGTGCCAAAAATGGTCTAAATATTCCTTTTGGTATGGCTTTTAGTGGTAATTCCTTCTTTTTAGGTAATACCGATGCAGTGCTACAGTTTCCCTACACGAAAGGTCAACAGCAACTCACTGGTACGGGCAAAAAAATTGCCGATCTTCCTGGAGGTGGCTATAACCAGCACTGGACTCGTAATGTTGTAGTTTCGCCTGATGGTAACAAACTCTATGTTTCTGTTGGTTCGGAAACTAACGTACAGCAAGAATCCTTACCACGGGCTTCGGTACAGCAAATGAATTTGGATGGTTCCCAAAAACAGACTTTTGCTGATGGCTTGCGTAATCCCGTGGGTTTGGACTTCCATCCAGTTACGAAGGAACTATACACTACGGTTAACGAACGCGATGGTATCGGCGATGACTTAGTACCAGATTACCTGACACGGCTCCAAAAGGGAGAATTCTACGGCTGGCCTTATGCTTACCTCGCACCGAATAATCTTGACCCACGTCAGAAAACAAATAATAGAAGTAGAAGACCCGATTTAGCAGCCCGTACTCGTACCCCAGATGTGCTGTTTCAAGCGCACTCAGCCGCCTTGGGTTTGCAATTTTATGATGGTAAGACTTTCCCAGAAAAATATCGTAACGGAGCTTTTGTCGCTTTTCGTGGTTCTTGGAATCGCGATCGCGGTACGGGTTACAAAGTTGTATTTGTCTCTTTTGATACTAAGGGACGACCGCAAGGTTACTATGAAGACTTTCTCACAGGATTTTTGCTCAATCCATCTACACCAACTACTTGGGGGCGACCTGTAGGTTTACTGACATTACCTGATGGCAGTTTGTTGGTGACAGAAGAAGCCAATAATCGCATTTATCGCATTCAGTACGCAGGAAGTTAA
- a CDS encoding response regulator receiver sensor signal transduction histidine kinase has protein sequence MSLNNSVKQDRILVVDDVYDNLILLETVLQEDNYEIILAQDSKSALAIVEQSPPDIVLLDIMMPELDGYEFTRRIRQNQNLPYIPILLITAHIYSSVVEGLDAGADDFIRKPFDPDELNARVRSLLRLKHTIDERDHMASLREDFVSRFTHDLRTPLAAANRVLKLMREGMFCSVTPEFAQIINTMIGSNQDLLEMVNTLLEVYRHEAGSKHLKFFPFDIRELVREVTQELKPLAEEKNLDLKVELGEKLDLEPESANMVMGDRIELRRVLTNIIGNAIKFTATGYIDVSLSLDANNVLIKIQDTGPGISQQDQAFLFERFRPGKHTGSGSGLGLYLSRCIIESHQGAINVESEPGHGSTFTISLPK, from the coding sequence ATGTCACTAAATAATTCTGTCAAACAAGATCGCATCTTAGTAGTTGATGATGTGTATGACAATTTAATACTGTTAGAAACAGTTTTACAAGAAGATAACTACGAAATTATTTTAGCGCAAGATAGTAAAAGTGCTTTGGCTATAGTTGAGCAGTCGCCGCCAGACATAGTACTGCTTGATATTATGATGCCTGAATTAGATGGCTATGAATTCACTCGTCGCATTCGCCAAAATCAAAACTTACCATACATTCCTATTTTATTAATTACTGCGCATATTTACTCTAGTGTTGTTGAAGGACTTGATGCAGGTGCTGATGATTTTATTCGCAAGCCATTCGATCCAGATGAGTTAAATGCAAGGGTTCGTTCGCTTTTACGTTTAAAGCATACTATAGATGAACGCGACCATATGGCTAGTTTACGAGAAGATTTCGTTTCGCGGTTTACTCACGATTTACGAACACCATTAGCAGCTGCAAATAGAGTATTAAAGTTAATGCGAGAAGGGATGTTTTGCTCGGTTACGCCAGAATTTGCCCAAATTATTAATACTATGATTGGTAGCAATCAAGATTTGCTGGAAATGGTGAATACTTTATTAGAAGTTTATAGACATGAAGCTGGTTCCAAACATTTAAAATTCTTTCCCTTTGATATTCGAGAATTAGTTCGGGAAGTGACCCAAGAATTGAAGCCGCTAGCAGAAGAAAAAAACTTAGATTTAAAGGTAGAACTCGGCGAAAAGCTAGATTTAGAGCCAGAATCAGCAAATATGGTAATGGGCGATCGCATAGAATTGCGACGAGTTTTAACAAATATTATCGGCAATGCAATTAAATTCACAGCAACAGGATATATAGATGTCAGCTTATCTTTAGATGCTAATAACGTACTCATTAAAATTCAAGACACAGGCCCGGGAATTTCTCAACAAGACCAAGCATTTTTATTTGAAAGATTTCGTCCGGGTAAACACACAGGTTCGGGTAGTGGTTTAGGACTTTATTTATCTCGTTGCATTATTGAATCACATCAAGGTGCAATTAATGTAGAGTCTGAACCGGGACATGGGAGTACATTTACTATCAGTTTACCTAAATAA
- a CDS encoding mannose-6-phosphate isomerase type II: MSQQENNEQSNTAPSSSHSGTRYWGNVEVVEEGENYRISRVEIKPRHGIKPQIHYHRNEHWVVVSGVAKVTCGDKEILLNRNESTYVPAATLHKVENPGSIPLVILEIQNGEYLGEDDIERPYDLNLVKSANEI, from the coding sequence ATGTCACAGCAAGAAAATAATGAGCAATCAAATACTGCTCCATCTTCTTCTCATTCTGGTACAAGATACTGGGGAAATGTAGAGGTTGTAGAAGAGGGTGAAAACTATAGAATTAGCCGTGTAGAAATCAAGCCTCGGCACGGCATCAAACCCCAAATCCATTATCATCGCAACGAACATTGGGTTGTAGTCTCTGGTGTTGCCAAAGTAACTTGTGGTGACAAGGAAATATTATTGAATCGCAACGAGTCAACATACGTTCCAGCCGCAACTCTACATAAAGTAGAAAATCCCGGTTCGATTCCACTGGTGATTTTGGAAATTCAAAATGGTGAGTATTTAGGTGAAGATGATATTGAGCGTCCTTACGATTTAAATTTGGTTAAGTCAGCCAACGAAATCTAA
- a CDS encoding LuxR family two component transcriptional regulator, which translates to MSEIKVVVIEDHNLTRIGLRAALQAEADLKIIGEAANATDGLELLLQLKPDVATIDIGLPDMDGIELTRRYRQYQQENPDLTTKLLILTMQNSEEAVLAAFGAGADSYCMKDIESDRLVDAVKTTYTGSPWIDPAIADVVLKQVRQDNVTSGTSGKRVMIDGLDSELEKTIETCPLTQRETEVLELIVAGCDNAEIANKLYLTVGTVKTHVRGILSKLCVADRTQAAVRALRAGLVH; encoded by the coding sequence ATGAGTGAGATTAAGGTCGTTGTGATTGAAGACCACAACCTTACCAGAATAGGCTTACGGGCTGCTTTACAAGCTGAGGCAGACCTTAAAATTATTGGTGAGGCTGCTAACGCAACGGATGGATTGGAACTGCTGTTGCAGCTAAAGCCAGATGTTGCCACCATTGACATCGGTTTACCAGATATGGATGGCATTGAGTTAACTCGCAGGTATCGGCAATACCAACAAGAGAATCCAGATTTAACAACAAAACTTTTGATTCTCACCATGCAAAACAGCGAGGAAGCTGTATTAGCTGCATTTGGGGCGGGTGCAGATTCTTACTGCATGAAGGATATTGAGAGCGATCGCTTAGTAGATGCAGTCAAAACAACTTATACTGGTAGTCCCTGGATTGACCCAGCAATCGCAGATGTGGTACTCAAGCAAGTACGCCAAGACAACGTTACCTCAGGAACTAGTGGCAAAAGGGTAATGATTGATGGGCTGGACTCAGAACTGGAGAAAACTATCGAGACTTGTCCCTTAACTCAACGCGAAACCGAAGTGTTGGAGTTAATTGTAGCTGGATGTGATAACGCAGAAATTGCTAACAAACTTTATTTAACTGTCGGTACTGTAAAAACTCACGTTCGGGGTATTTTGAGCAAACTCTGTGTTGCAGATCGAACCCAAGCGGCTGTTAGGGCTTTGCGTGCTGGTTTGGTGCATTAG
- a CDS encoding CsbD family protein codes for MAQAALSKYTKSQERIMSLENRAKAVAKNIEGKVQEAIGEVTGNPNDKAEGQAKQAESQVRHTAENLKDEVKKALD; via the coding sequence ATGGCTCAAGCAGCCTTAAGTAAATATACAAAATCACAGGAGCGTATTATGAGTCTAGAAAATAGAGCTAAAGCTGTTGCTAAAAATATCGAAGGTAAAGTGCAAGAAGCAATCGGTGAAGTTACTGGCAACCCTAACGATAAAGCAGAAGGACAAGCAAAGCAAGCAGAATCTCAGGTTCGCCATACAGCCGAAAACCTCAAAGATGAAGTTAAGAAGGCTTTAGACTAA